A segment of the Panicum hallii strain FIL2 chromosome 1, PHallii_v3.1, whole genome shotgun sequence genome:
CTAGATCTTTGAAAACGGACTGGACCTAAGGGGAGCCCAACATGATCATGCAACTGGAAACAGTCAGGGGGGCAGCCGCTACCCCAAGTCCAAGTTTTGGATTAGGCAGGAATCTTGCTGATATCCCCTTGCACCACCCATTCTATCGACCACCCATTCGTCTCAGCCTGGGCTGGGGCCACCACAGAAACCAAGCTCTTGCTTCCATCCACATAACCGTGCTCATTTCTTCCCATAGACTCCTAATGCCACCGCTTTCCCTTCTCCTTCCGCCTCTACTCCCCCTTAATCTCATCTCTTTCCTCTTGCTGCCCCCAACTCATTAGCCCCCTCTTCTGCTTCCACCATTCCATGTCTCAATCCTCTCGATTCTTCTCCATCGCCCGAGCACATGCTGGAGCAGGAGGGCGGGCTGCGGCAGCCACTCTTCTGCTCCGTCAGCCCGTTGCTCAGCTGCCACCCATTCACAGCCTGAGGTGTTTCTCTTCAGCCAGAGTGACAGATGCCAAGACGCTGCGATCACACCTGAGTCTCCCTCGTGCCTTACTGTCCTCCTTTGCTGATGCTGATGATGGCTCTGGTACAAAAGCCGGTGACGCAGAGGCAAGGGAGGAGCGGAATGGGGAAAGCGAGATGTCAGAGATGgccaaggcatttcatatctcgCCACGGATGGCGATGTCGATCTCTGTGATGATTGCATTCGCTGCCCTCACCGCGCCACTGGCGATGCGCTCACTGGTCTGTCATGGGACCTTCAAGATGAGCGTGCTGGCATATCTGACGCTTCTGTCAGGGTTCTATATGGCATGGAATATTGGGGCCAACGATGTTGCAAATGCCATGGGGACGTCAGTGGGATCTGGGGCTTTGACACTACGGCAGGCTGTGCTGACTGCAGCGGTGCTAGAGTTCTCCGGCGCATTCCTTATGGGCACCCATGTCACCAGCACCATGCAGAAGGGCATACTGGTTGCGTCTGTATTCCAAGGAAAGGACTCTCTGCTCTTTGCTGGATTGCTATCCTCCCTTGCTTCTGCTGGCACATGGCTCCAGGTATGTTCCATCACCATTTTGAGCTCTGCTATACCAAGTCAGTCAGATCATCCAGTCTTCTGATGGCGATAAGGATCACAGAATTACCGAGACTTCACCCAGTTGATCGTCAGCCTACAATACAGTAGTTTTAGGATGTTGTCTCAGCCAGATGAATAATAGTAGAATTGCATGATTTATTTGATATGGAAAATTCAGAGATTTACGTTCGTAGAAGCTAGTAAATCTTGCCAACAATTTGTAGTGGCTAACTGCATCTTTAATATAAAGCTTAATATGTGAAAACCATTCAGACGCAAAAGGGTCAAATCACGTAATACTTTAAAGAACATATAGCTCAAGTACTCAGCACAGTCCATTTATATCTTGTAGTAAGAACTCTGCAAATAGAATGCACCTAAGAGACTAGGAACAACTCTGCAAAGGGAAAGCAACCAGTAACTTAAACAGATGTAACCAACCATCTACCTACAGCATGGTTTTCACCTTATCGATATGAAATCCTCATATGTGCACGTTGAGATAGCAACCAGTAACTTAAAACAGATGTAACCAGATAGCAACCAGTAACTTAAAACAGATGTAACCAACCATCTACCTACAGCAAGGTTTTCACCTTATCGATATGAAAATCTCATATGTGCACATTGAGATTAGTTTAGTTATATGAAGACTTAGGAACCATTAATGCACACTTCCCTTAAAAGTACACATTTCATTTCTGATTCTCAGAAGTATTTGTCTAGCACTTCATCTACAAAGGCATAGTAGGTACACAAACAAATAGACCAAAGTAACTCATTGGGCAAAATTCGCTAATAACATATCAATGAGAAACAAAATTTGAAGAACCTTGCATCTCAAAGTTGTAGCAAGCAGAAGTTTGCTCGAATGTTCACATCTATGTAAGCAATGAAATTATGATATTCATATGTTTGGGTGAGAATACAAACCAGGCAGCATGCTTCCCGAAATAGCTTTCTATCATAATTGGATGTAATGCCTCTGTCAATATTCCAGTTTTTTTAGTCTTGAGAATGCAGATTCCTAACATTTACAAGGAACAGGAAGCATCCAAGAACATTTATAAGCATCTATTATATGTATTGACTCATGCTGTTTCTTAGGTTGCTTCGTCATATGGCTGGCCTGTCTCAACTACACATTGTATTGTTGGGGCCATGGTTGGTTTCGGGCTGGTATATGGAGGGGTGAATGCAGTTTTCTGGAGCTCCTTGGCTAAAGTATCTTCATCTTGGGTCATTTCTCCCTTGATGGGTGCAGCAGTATCTTTTCTTGTTTACAAGTGCATACGCAGGGTAAGTGCTAGAGTAGTTTTCCTTTGTAAGCAAAATGACAAAAAAGGGACAGGTCACTAAAACAGTTAGGCAAACATCTTATACATTAAATGAGCATAGAACCAAAATTTCATAAATACAGAGAATAGAAACTGTTCCGCAAGAGATGCAAAGTTTAGTTTTGTACTGACCGATTTTCACTTCAGTTTGTATACAGTGCACCAAATCCAGGCCaagctgcagctgctgctgcacCAATTGCAGTGTTTACAGGTGTCACTGCAATCTCGTTTGTTGCTTTTCCTCTCAGTAAAGTCTTTCCCATTGCTCTCCTGCAAGCATTATCCTGTGGGGCAGTAGGAGCCATCATTGTTACCCGAGTGATACAAAAACAGCTAGGTGAGCTGCTGTCTTCGGAAGCAGAAAAGATAGCATCTGCTGAGAAGGCAGATGTTCAGCAGGTTGGATTTCTTTCAGACATTGCTGGCCCTACAGGAGCTCAATTAAAGATCGTGTATGGTGTATTTGGTTACATGCAAGTCTTATCAGCATGCTTCATGTCATTTGCTCATGGAGGCAATGATGTCTCCAATGCTATAGGGCCCCTGGCTGCAGCTCTGTCCATTCTTCAAGGCGTGGCAAGCAGTGCCGAGATAGTCATACCTACTGAAGTTCTTGCTTGGGGTGGGTTTGGAATTGTTGCAGGTCTTGCAATGTGGGGATATAGGGTGATAGCAACAATTGGCAAGAAAATCACAGAACTGACGCCAACCAGGGGCTTCGCGGCAGAGTTTGCAGCAGCTTCAGTGGTCTTGTTTGCATCAAAGCTTGGTTTGCCAATTTCTGCCACACATACACTTGTTGGAGCAGTGATGGGTGTCGGATTTGCAAGAGGGCTCAACAGAGTCAGAGCAGAGACAGTTCGCGAAATTGTGGCCTCCTGGTTGGTCACAATTCCAGTTGGTGCTGTGCTATGTATCTTCTACACAATGATCCTAACCAAGATTCTGGCATACTTTATGTGAGTGGATTGTGAAATATAAGAACTCATTTAAGCGACATAGAGCACTATCACTTCATTAATTTTGATCAGTGGAAAaggtttttttatttttttgcaaAAGTGAAGAGATATGCTGATTTTGAAAGTTCTATGAGAACTTTGCAAGGATTTCCAAGAGCGCATGATCATTGCGTTGGCAACCGAGCGTGATTAGGAAAAAGGTTTTCCAGCAAAATAATCATGGTACAGACTCCAGATTTTTTAACTTTTTGTACTACCTCGTGTCCATCACAAGGTCGAATACTGTAACTTCTTATAGAGCTATTATACATAATACACAATGGTTGGCTAAGCTCTTCTTGTAAATTGTAATCATATCACACAGCTTTGTTCATTCCCACCCAATCATCCTTAAAAGCGAGTTGACGACAGATAAGAATGCAACATCATAGGTTACAGATAATACAAGAAACGAAGAACAGTTTGCAACAAAAGACTGGCAACACAGGTAATTTCAACTAAGATGGCCCCCTTTGGTAGGGCTTCTCAACCGGCTTCTCTAACGGCTTTTGGTGAAGCCCTACCAAAGGGGTAATTTCAAAACGGCTCCACCACTGAAGCCAGGGAGAAGCCGCAAAACAGCTTACACTAAAGAGGAGTAAAAAAAAAGTGTCTTCACCAGCTCCTCCTCTCTCCAAGCATTAACTGACCATAAAATTACCCACACTGCCATTGAGAAGCCATTTTACCAAACTTTTTCAAAAGGGCTTCAGCTCCAACAAAAAGTTGCTTCACCACAGAAGCCAAACCAGAGCCATTTTAGAAGGGTTTAGGGTTCCTACCAAACAAGCCCATACTTTGTTGCAAATCATGTTTTATGTCCCTAGATAAACAATGGAACTCAGGGTCAACAATTTTTCTTATAACAAATTCACATATACACAGAGGTTTCagaaaaggagaagggaggagactAGACATGACGTATTTAATGTCCCCAGCTTAAAAATACACATGCTGAATAACACAGCAAAGAAACTGGCCTTATCAAATTAGAGAATTGAAACTAAAGCCAGTGGTCAAGTTTAGAGATTCTCAACAGGCATGTCAATGAAAACTGAAAAGTGCACACACATCTGGCAATGTGCAAGACGAGATACTTCATATTACAACTTCTAATGGGTGGCTCATAGTGTGTTGGTGACAATATGTTCTTTTAGTGATTCCTCAGTGTGGATGTCCAGGTTAATGACACCTTACTATCATAATACCTGTGTGTTGTTCTGCGAAGCCTATTTTACTGATAGCTCCATCTTCAATCTGGGGAATTGATTTTCCTTAAGCAGACAAAAAGCATGGTGTTTCTAATTTTCATATAGGAAATTGTAGCCAGAAAAGCACCATGAAAAACAAATAATGTAAGTAACTTGTCAAGGACTAATAACTAATAAGTCTAGGCACACAGTAAAACCGAAGAAGTAACAGCATCTGGCGCAGAGTGAGGAAACTAAACTACTATCTGCATTTTAGATAAGACCAAGTAGCATTAATCATCTAATTTCATACACAACGCCCACATGAGTGAAATGACAAGGGACTTTCTCAAATCCTCATAACAGGCAGCAGCAGGATAGGGTAACACAGCACATCTAGATAGCAGGAGCCAATCGGGGATCGCGTAATACAGACTGGGCAGCGGGGACGGCGTGGCTCCAGGCCGCCGGCTAAGCACGGAGGAACCGCCCGGGTCAGCCGGTTTCCTGGTCGAAGTCGTCGCCGTCTGACTCCTCGACGTTGTCGGCATCTTCGTCCTCCACCTCAGCGTCGTACTCCTCCTTGGTGTCGCCCGTGGGCTTTCCGATGATCACCAGGTTGCTGTTGGTCTTCCGGATCTCGTTCAGCTGAGCAGCGAGCAAGGGAGAAACAGAGGGAAGCGTCAGGTATCCCTTCGACATCCCGTGGGTAGGGCGGAAGGCAAGGGGAATCGAGGGGAGGGAGCGTTGGAGAAAGGGAATGGAGAGCGGGACCTTATCCTCGAGGTCGGACTCCGCCATGGCGAGGAGGAGCTCGTCCTCATGGGAGGTGGCCGGCACGGGGAGCAGCGTTGACGCCGGGAtcagcggcggcgacggccacTGCCGCATCAGCGCCGGGAACTGCAGCATCTGCGCTCTCcgctgcggccgccgcggctTCGCTTGGGTTTGGGGACTAGGGGCAGGCGGAGTAGAGGACTTGcttcggcggcgagggcggagtCTCAACTGAGTTTAATTAGTTCTAAAAAAAAAGCTGAGTTTAATTTTCTTTTTGAGGGAAAAAAGCTGAGTTTAATTAAGAAAGAAGTCCATCTAACGTGCTCACAAGAAGCCGCCGTTATTCTTGATGGGCTTTCGGCCTGGTGTGCCGCGTCTCCGGGCCGGAGTCATGCAAATGGGCCTTACGGCCCATCACATTTCACAGTCCCTCGAGCCGCAACATGCGGCCGTTCATTGCAATCTTGCATAAATTCTTCCCGGGTT
Coding sequences within it:
- the LOC112891572 gene encoding inorganic phosphate transporter 2-1, chloroplastic, with protein sequence MSQSSRFFSIARAHAGAGGRAAAATLLLRQPVAQLPPIHSLRCFSSARVTDAKTLRSHLSLPRALLSSFADADDGSGTKAGDAEAREERNGESEMSEMAKAFHISPRMAMSISVMIAFAALTAPLAMRSLVCHGTFKMSVLAYLTLLSGFYMAWNIGANDVANAMGTSVGSGALTLRQAVLTAAVLEFSGAFLMGTHVTSTMQKGILVASVFQGKDSLLFAGLLSSLASAGTWLQVASSYGWPVSTTHCIVGAMVGFGLVYGGVNAVFWSSLAKVSSSWVISPLMGAAVSFLVYKCIRRFVYSAPNPGQAAAAAAPIAVFTGVTAISFVAFPLSKVFPIALLQALSCGAVGAIIVTRVIQKQLGELLSSEAEKIASAEKADVQQVGFLSDIAGPTGAQLKIVYGVFGYMQVLSACFMSFAHGGNDVSNAIGPLAAALSILQGVASSAEIVIPTEVLAWGGFGIVAGLAMWGYRVIATIGKKITELTPTRGFAAEFAAASVVLFASKLGLPISATHTLVGAVMGVGFARGLNRVRAETVREIVASWLVTIPVGAVLCIFYTMILTKILAYFM
- the LOC112891581 gene encoding uncharacterized protein LOC112891581, with the translated sequence MLQFPALMRQWPSPPLIPASTLLPVPATSHEDELLLAMAESDLEDKLNEIRKTNSNLVIIGKPTGDTKEEYDAEVEDEDADNVEESDGDDFDQETG